A stretch of Ipomoea triloba cultivar NCNSP0323 chromosome 11, ASM357664v1 DNA encodes these proteins:
- the LOC115996017 gene encoding floral homeotic protein FBP1-like: MKLIECENARSVTFSKRKITLFEKAKRAAASTGATIAIFLISSKGYMHAFGTSCVHPIINEYRARHSNDNVAIAVAQNDGHRSDLLNGDPVDKLK; the protein is encoded by the coding sequence ATGAAACTGATTGAGTGTGAAAATGCTCGGTCTGTAACCTTCTCAAAGAGGAAAATAACCCTATTTGAAAAGGCCAAAAGGGCTGCAGCTTCAACTGGTGCCACTATAGCCATATTTCTCATCTCATCCAAGGGATATATGCATGCTTTTGGCACTTCTTGTGTTCAtccaataataaatgaatatcgTGCTAGGCATTCCAATGATAATGTAGCCATTGCGGTCGCTCAGAACGATGGCCACCGATCGGATCTTCTGAATGGAGATCCAGTTGACAAGTTGAAATAA